The genomic DNA CGATGCTTGCGAGAAAGGCCGGGAACGCGAGACGGTGCCAGCGTACCCGGAACACTTCCGTGTTCTTGAAGCTGCGGGCGAGAACCTGGGAAGGATCGCGGAGCTCCTCGAAGATCCCCGCCATGATTCGCATGGGGCCCATGTGTCCGCAAATCAAGACCGCGGTGGCGTCGGTCCGCCGGATGAACCGGATGAGGTCAATGAGGAAGCTGAGCAACCGCCGCGACACTTCGGCATAGCTATCGCCTCCGGCCGGGGCGTAGTCGAAGTCACCGCGGGCGAACTCCTCAATTGGACGAACGGGCGTCATCTCCAATTCGCCTAGCGAACGCTCGTTAATCCTGGCATCCGGGTACACGGCACCGACCCCGACTTGTCCGGCTTCCATCGCGAGCTGGAGGGTTTCGGCGGAACGGCTGAGCCGGGAATGGATGGCCAGATCGTACCGCGGATCGAGACGGCGACCGACTGCTCGGGCTTGCTCACGTCCGAGAGCAGTCAACGGGCTGTCCTGGACACCGGTCACCAGTGAGCGTGCGTTCGCCTCGGTCTCACCGTGCCGGACCATGTGCAGTTCGACCGGGAAGGGGAGTTCGATCGGCCGGTTCAGCAGGTTGCCGATCTCCTCCCACGAGTACACCACTCCGGAGAACTCGGGGGCGGATCGGACAGTTCGTTCCGCGAATAAGCCCGGCATGCCTCTCCTCGATTGCGGCTGGTTCGTCCATCGTTCCGGATAAGATCGGCAGTTCCTGATCGTCAGCGTTGCCTCCAACTCGTCATTCACGAGAGGGGAACTGACAGTTGCGACGGCCATGCCGATCATGCGGCCTCAAAAGTGGACGGGGCCTCTCCTCGCCCACAAGCCAGTTCAAGACTCGGACCAGGTCAGGGGCCCTGTGTCGCCTGCTTGCATCAGTATACGCAAGTATACATGACCCCTGGACGGAGGCAACGAGTTCCCTCGCTCTCCCCTCCACTTCGATCTCCTGGAGGAACAGTCACCCGAACGAAGTCAACAGGGTGCTCGCCCTCTTCCACCCGATCCAAGCATACACCGAACACTGATCCGGAACGAGGCCCTTTCCCTGCCAGGCAGGTTTGCCAGGTAGATACTCGAACCCAGGCAGTTCACCGGAATCCATCGTCTTACCAAAGACATGCATGACATCGACCAAAGTAAAATAGCAATTTGACCCTTCCAGGTGGGCCTTCAAGTTGTACCGTCGTGTACCGTCTGCGTACCGTTTTTCGCCCATCCGTACCGCGTCACGCCGCATTCGGTCGCACTCCGCCGCACGACCTTGAAGTGCTGGACCTGGAAGTGTAAGGTGCTTTTACACATTGCGGTTTCGAGCCGAATCGACGAAACGGTGAGGGAGTGCTTCGGGACCAAGAGGTCGCAGGTTCAAATCCTGTCAGCCCGACTTGAAGTAGAATGCCTTAAACTCCGTTGCCGAAGCAGTTTCTGCTTACCCCGGCCTGGGATCGGGTGCGGATTCCTCACTGCGTTCTGTGGAATTGTTCCACAGAACGCAGTGAGGAATCCGCACCGTGCCTCCTTTTCGTAAACCAACTCCGTCTTATCTCCTTCACAAGCAGTCCGGGCGTGGTCGTGCCGTTTGGTACGATGTCGCAGGAATTCGCCAACAGAAACTTCTTCCCGGCCCCTACAACTCGCCCGAGTCGCGCACCGCATTCGCTCGGTTGCAACTGGAGCTGGAGTCCTCCTCCGCCCCAGCCTTGCCCGATCGCGACGGTGTCACGATTGCGGAACTCCTTTGTGCCTATCTCGACCACGCTGAGCGGCATTATCGGGGTCCCGACGGCGTCCCGACGAGTGAGATCTACGAGGTGCGTGTCGTAATTCGGGCGTTACGAGAGTTGTACGCCGACACACCTGCAGCCGAGTTCGGCCCCTTGGCGCTAAAAGCCGCACGTCAGAAGTGGGTCAAGGACGGGCGGAGTCGGACGGAGTGCAACCGTCGCGCGGGCCTGATCAAGCGTATTTTCAAATGGGCGGCTTCGGAGGAACTGGTTTCCTCAACCGTTTACCATTCCCTCGTCACGATTACGGGTCTACAGAAGGGGCGGACGCTGGCCCCAGAGACGAATCCTGTCTGCCCGGTCGATGACGCCGTGGTCGACGCGACACTACCTTTTCTAAACCGCTACGTCCGCGGCTTGGTCGAATTCCAACGATTGACTGGCTGCCGGCCGGGAGAGGCCTGTGCCGTCCGCCGCTGCGACATCGATATGAGTGGCTCAGTCTGGCTGTACCGGCCAACTCGACACAAGAACGCGTGGCGCGGAAAGCCCCGCACCATTGCGATCGGGCCGCGGGCGCAAGAAGTACTGAAGCCGTTCTTCACCCCGAATCCCGACGATTACTTGTTCAGTCCTCGGCGGGCGGTTGAGGAGCAACTCGCGGATCGGACAGCCCAGCGGAAAACCCCTCGTTACCCGTCCCACATGAGGCGGAACGCGGAGAAGCGGGCGGCAAAACCGAAACGCTTACTCGCCGAGACGTACGACCGGGGGAGCTACGGACTGGCCATCGATCGCGCGAGCGAGCGGGCCTTCCCACCCCCAGCCCCCCTGTCACAATGCGATGGGGAAACGCGGGCGGCGTGGTGGAATCGGTTGTCGTCACAGCAACGCGACGAGGTAAAATCTTGGTGGAAAGAGCACCGCTGGCATCCCAATCAACTCCGACACGCGTTTGCCACGATTGTCCGCAAGCAGCACGGTTTGGAGGCCGCACAAGTGCTTCTCGGACACACTCGGGCGGACGTAACGCAGGTGTACGCCGAGCGAAATGAACAACTGGCCGCAACGGTCGCGGCAATGATAGGATAGAATATTAACGCGACAGCCTTACCAACCGCGTCAGTAGGATCACGTCTTGAACCGATATGAACTTCATCGTAAACTTGGATCACGAGTGGAGAAATGCTTTTTCTGCTGAGCGTGTGGAATAGGGGCACTGGATTGGGACCCAATGTCACCTCATGGGACAAACATGTCTAAATCGTTAACGTCATCATCCGGCAACTCTGAAGAAAATCTTGGCCGATCAAATTCTGACGGGGCAGACTGTGATTTCGCCCTACATTTCATTTTTCCATCTGTGCCGGAAAAGACATGCGAAGCCACGGCCACTGAGCTTCCTCGTCCTTGCCAAGTTGAACAAGTGACAATTTTGTATCATGGCAATAAAAGCACATGCTATTCAGTTATGGGAGAAGATGGGCCACCAGTCGCCGTCAGCCCAAATCATCATAAAATACTAGGGCTATTTCTAGATAAGTGTAATCTAGTGTACACAGGTAAAGAAATATCAGAATTTACTAAGATTACGAATGCCTCGCAAGAAATCAAACGTTTGAAAGATTTGTATAACAATCGTTCTGCAAAGGCTATTGTAATGGCGAAATGTAAAGGGAAGGGCTACTCTATTAAGGTGGTCTCGGCTCAGCCTGGCCCTTGAACAACCGGATTGGGTGCCATCACTTCCCTACGCATGATTCAGCCACTTTGTCACCGCTTTCAACCGCAACAGGTTCTGGGTTGGCTTTGACGACTTGAAAACGCGTGGTGTCCTTTATGCAACGAGCTGTTACCACACAGGTTCGCCGAGCAAGGACACCACATGACAAACTCTATGCACCTGCTCGCCGTCGCGGCGACCTCCGAGCAACCGCTTGCTGGCCTGTCCGTCGCAATGTTGAG from Fimbriiglobus ruber includes the following:
- a CDS encoding histidine phosphatase family protein; its protein translation is MPGLFAERTVRSAPEFSGVVYSWEEIGNLLNRPIELPFPVELHMVRHGETEANARSLVTGVQDSPLTALGREQARAVGRRLDPRYDLAIHSRLSRSAETLQLAMEAGQVGVGAVYPDARINERSLGELEMTPVRPIEEFARGDFDYAPAGGDSYAEVSRRLLSFLIDLIRFIRRTDATAVLICGHMGPMRIMAGIFEELRDPSQVLARSFKNTEVFRVRWHRLAFPAFLASIAAKSA
- a CDS encoding site-specific integrase produces the protein MRVVIRALRELYADTPAAEFGPLALKAARQKWVKDGRSRTECNRRAGLIKRIFKWAASEELVSSTVYHSLVTITGLQKGRTLAPETNPVCPVDDAVVDATLPFLNRYVRGLVEFQRLTGCRPGEACAVRRCDIDMSGSVWLYRPTRHKNAWRGKPRTIAIGPRAQEVLKPFFTPNPDDYLFSPRRAVEEQLADRTAQRKTPRYPSHMRRNAEKRAAKPKRLLAETYDRGSYGLAIDRASERAFPPPAPLSQCDGETRAAWWNRLSSQQRDEVKSWWKEHRWHPNQLRHAFATIVRKQHGLEAAQVLLGHTRADVTQVYAERNEQLAATVAAMIG